The genomic interval ATCTCGCTGGGGGTGGCCTTGGCGCCTCGTTATTTGCTCTGGTTTTCCTTGTGGTCAGCAGTATTGTCGGTTGTAGCGCTAACTTAATGGCCATGGCTTTTGGGCGATATCATCACTCTCCTACAGAGCAAAAACAGGCCATTGGCAAGCTGATTAAAGGTGGGGTGCTACTGAGCGTCATACTCAGTTCTTTTGTCGTGTTCGCACTGTCTTTTGTTGCCCCATTTTTCATACTCACCGGTCAATCTGTTGCAACCACAAACATAGCGATGGCTTACCTTGGCACTTTGAAATGGTCGGTACTACCCACAATACTTCTCTTAATATTACGTGCCTTGACTGGCACTTACGGTCAAACTCGCTCTATTTTAATCATGTCGATAGCAACCGTAGTGATCAACATTCCCATCAGTTATTTGTTGGCCTTTCATTGGCAAATGGGCATCACGGGTCTAGGCCTGGGCACCACGCTCTCTGCTTGTTTGGTTTTATTCGGCTACGGGTTTTGGGTCTTCGCTCAACCACAATTTACGCCGCTGGCACCTTGGCATTCCGTTGAACAATATTCACTCTCTTTAGTTACTCCTTTACTCAAAATGGGCTTGCCGATTGCCATTGCGGCCTTACTGGAAAACGGTCTGATTTTTGGTGCCACCTTCATGGCGGGCAGCATCAGTATTGCGGCCCTGGCATTACACCAGGTGCTGCTCCAATGTTTAAGTTTTACTTGGAACATCAACTTTGGCCTAGCTCAAGCTGCCGCTATCCTAGCTGGAAAAAGCTATGGGGCCGGTCAAATGGATCAGATCAAAAAGACGGCTATGAATAGCTTTACTTTAGTGACTTTGGTCAGTGTCATTCTGTGCAGCGTCTTCATGACCTTTCCCGACATAATTCGCTGGGTGTTTCAAATTGAACCTCACAGCGAAATGCATCAATTGCTCAACACGTCCCTCTGGGTGGTGGCGTTGTGCTTTGTGGTCGATGCTTGGCAACTGCTGGCAATAAACCTGTTGCGCGGAATGAATATCGTACTTGGTCCCACCGTGATGACGGCCATTGGCTATTGTGGCTTTGGCTTACCAGCGGCAGCCATGTTAATGCAAGGTTATGGTTTGGTAGGACTTTGGGCGGGCATTGCCATTGGCTTGGCCTTAACGGCGGTGTTGTTAATCGCGCGCATGCTGTTCTTTTTTATGCACTCTCCCAAGGGACAAATACAAACTGCGCAGCCCGATTAAAAGGCCAACCCGGAATCACGCCACACTTGCTAGACGCGTGCTGATTGAATACGCCATCGAGCAAGTGACTCATGACTCAGCCATGAATAAAAACTTGGGCCGCCAAGGCCAAAAAGACCACGCCAGTCACTCGGTCAATCCACACGGCGTGGCGACGGATCATAGAAACAACATGGCTTTGAGATAACAATAACGCCATTAACGTGTACCACAACCCATCGATGAGCGTTGGCGTCGCAATCACAGTCAGCTTATCCCAATGATCGTAGTCAAGGTGAACAAACTGGCTGAACAAAGCGATGAAAAAAAGCGCGATTTTGGGGTTGAGTAACGAAATTAATGCCCCTTCTCGCGCAGATTGATACCAAGGCACGGCATTGCCCGACGACAGTTTATCGGCAATGCCACCTTGCGAGCGCAACGCTTGCCAACCTAAATAGGCCAAGTAGCCTGCCCCAGCATAACTGACGGCATGAAAAACCATCGGCATTTGTTGTAACACCACCGCCAGTCCAAGCAAAGTGAGCAGCGCATACACACCAATTCCCAAAGCATGAGCCCAAGCCGCGGCAATGCCATTAACGCGCCCTCCCGCGAGAGTATGCTTGGCGACAATGGCAAGACTCGGGCCTGGTGACATCGCGCCGAGTAAAGAGACACTGAATAAAGCCAGCCAAGTAGTGAGCGTCATGATGTTTCCTTGTTAAAACCGATAATGAAAGGCAATGTATAGATTACAGGCGTGAAGTGTAGCGAGCATAATACCAAAAACAAGTTTAAACACCGAGTCGCTTGCAGGTTGCGTCTCGGTGTGGGAATGATTCAATGAAATGAGCCGTTTAGGCGTGATCGTTTCGCACTAAAAGTTAAACCCGATCCCGGCGCTCAGGGTGCTAAAGTCCCATTCTTCAATGTCAGTGTATTCATAAGACAGATCAAGGGCAATATTGTCAGTGACATTGACTCGCAGACCCGCAGCCAGCGCCAAATCACTTTCATCATCACTGGCAGAGTCAGAAGAGTCGCTCACTTTAATCTCAGCCCGTGCCAAGCCTGCCATACCATACACTTTTAAATTGTCAGACAACGAATACGTGGGGCCAGCGAGTAAAGAGAGGTAATTGATCTCAACCTCTATATCACTGGTATAGGATTCGCTGCTCTTTGTGTAGGTCAGTGAACTGATAAAGCCAATTTTATCGTCGGATTGATAGGTGTATTTGAGGTTAATGCCGGCAGGATCATCGATAAGCCCATTGCCGGTGTCATCGCCAGTATCAATGTCGGTACTAGCGTAGCCTACCGATAAAGCTTGTTGAGGATTCAGTAATTGTTCAGCCATCACACTGCCTGATGTGGTGAGCCCGGTGATCAAAGCGCATAAAAGCGTCGTCTTTTTCATATTCGCTAGCCATTTTTGATGTTGTTGTTTAATAAGCAAAAGATCTCATAATTAAACAAGTATGGGCAGAGACACACACCTTTAATGTGATCCATATCATATAAAATATCGATGAATAACACGCGATCATCATAGTTAACCATTTGAAAGATTTATATAAAGTGGATTGGTGCTCAGTACACTTTAATCTTGTGCTGATGAACAACTGAACAATAAACAACAAACTGCTAACATGCGCGCCTTGAACACATGCCATGATCACCACTGAAAATAAATTTAATTAGACAAAGAAACATTAACTTGATGAATATTGCCAAACTGTAATAAAACAATGTTTTTTAATGAAGATAAATTACTACGGAAAGGGATTGGTATGTGATATAAATCACACCATGAGAATGTTACTAAACGTTACAAGATAAAAATTATGTTACTGGAAAAATGCATTGATTACATTGATAGCAACACTGTCGGAGTGACTAAAATCATTGATGAAAGCAAGGTTTACTGGCTTAAAATCAATGGGGAAGACAAGTCGAACTTCATCCGTAAGTGCTCTGCTTTTATCTCACATGTGAGCTTTCTTTCTTTTCTTCAGACTAAATCAACACTCGACTCTTTTGAAAGATTTGAACACGAAAGAGTTATGCTGCACTTTTTAAGTGCAAATGGCTTCAATGTGCCTGAAATCGAATTAGAAGGTGAAGGTTATTTCGTAACGGCAGATAAGGGCGTTCAGCTTAAAAACTTACCGGAAGAACGAATTACCGATGACTTGTTAGCGAACTTATTTACTCTATTTGCTCGCCTGCACAATACCCAAGTTGCCCATGGCCGCCCCGCCTTGCGCGATATTTTAGTCGACAATCACGATCAGATCAGCTTGATTGATTTTGAAGAGTCGACCATGGACGCGAATTCTAGCCTTAAAGCACGAGATATCTTTTTGTTATTGATGGATTTGTGTCGTTTAACGTCAGTAACTGAACAACGTAAACTCGCGGCATTAATGACTTGGAAAAACCAAGTTAGCTCAGAAGAGTGGCAAAGTTTGCAGAAAATTTTTCGCTTTGCAAACAAGTGCCGCTGGATAGCGAAAACCGTTTTATCGGTCAAACCCAAAAACCGAGCTTCCCAACAGTTAATTGCCACCTTAACCTTATTAGAGCGCGCATTTTAAACCGCCTTCATGACTCAAACGAGTACTCACCACGCCGTCAAACGGCGTGGTAAGCCAATCACAGCGAACAGCCCAAACGTCTTACTAGATTGAGCGTTATAAACAGAACTATAATTTAAGCTTTGTCCCACTCTATGACTTTTTTGTTTGAAAAAAAGGTCATTTTATGGTCTTTTGTTCTTAACTCACTAACGTGAGCGACAATAAACGATTGCCATGAGGCACGGTCATCTCATGATGACCCAGGAAAGGAATTCCGTTTACTTGTTTAAAACAATAGTTCACAGGTGCTGATCGTTTCTTCTGAGCAACACCTCTCTCCTTTCTTTGTCCGCTCATCGCAATACCAAACTCAAATACCCAATTGAACTAAGGGAATATTCAATGCAGTCATTTGTAGACTTTATAAATGGAATAATATGGAGCCCAACGCTGATCTATCTTTGTCTTGGTGCCGGTTTGTTTTACTCTATCCTCACGCGCTTTGTTCAAGTTCGCCACTTTAAAGAAATGTGCCGACTTTTGGTGTCAAACAAGAGCTCAACAAAAGGGATTTCATCCTTCCAGGCTTTGGCCGTCTCTCTCTCTGGTCGTGTCGGCACTGGTAATATCGCAGGTGTTGCTGCTGCTATCGGCTTTGGTGGCCCTGGTGCGGTATTTTGGATGTGGATGGTGGCTTTTTTTGGTGCTGCGACCGCTTATGCCGAATCTACCCTGGCTCAGATCTATAAAGAGGAAGAAGAAGGTCAATTTCGAGGTGGTCCTGCTTACTATATTGAAAAAGCTCTTGGCCAAAAATGGTATGCCTGGATCTTTGCTATTGCGACCATTTTTGCGTGTGGCGTGCTACTCCCTGGCGTACAATCAAACAGCATAGGTAATGCGGTAGAAGCGGCCTTCGGGTCTGGTGATATGATTGAAACGACGTTGGGGACTTTCAGCTTTGCTAAAGTGCTAACAGGGACAGTGATTGCCATTATTTTAGCCTTCATCATTTTTGGTGGTGTGAAACGCATTGCCAGCTTTACTCAAATCGTTGTGCCTTTCATGGCTCTTGCTTATATCATCACAGCTTTTGTGATCTTGCTGTTGAACATCGATAAAATCCCAAGTGTATTCTCACTCATCATTAGCGATGCTTTTACGCCGATGGCCGGCTTTGGCGCAGCAATTGGTTGGGGGGTAAAACGCGGGGTGTATTCCAATGAAGCAGGACAAGGGACTGGCCCACACGCTGCCGCTGCCGCCAATGTAGAGCACCCGGCACAGCAAGGTTTAGTACAATCTTTCTCTATATACATCGATACATTATTAGTCTGCTCGGCCACTGCCTTTATGATCATCATTACTGGGGCTTACAACGTACAAGGTCCTGATGGTGCTTTTCTGATACAAAACCTTTCTGCGGATATTTCTGCCAATGGCCCTGTATTTACCCAAATGGCGATCGAAAGTGCACTGCCTGGCATCGGCAAGCCCTTTATTGCAATTGCCCTGTTCTTCTTTGCCTTTACTACGATTTTGGCTTATTACTACATCGCGGAAACCAACGTCGCGTACATCCGTCGTACGGTGAAATTGGAAGGGCTTAAGTTTATCTTAAAACTGGTTCTTATCGCCTCGGTATTCTATGGCACCGTTAAAACCGCGAACCTAGCTTGGGCTATGGGTGATGTTGGGGTTGGCCTGATGGCTTGGCTTAACATCATTGGTATTTTGATTATCTTTTTTGTTGCCAAACCGGCTTTGGCGGTTCTGAAAGACTATGAAGAACAGCAGCAAGCCGGTGTTGAAGAATACACATTCGATCCTAAGAAACTCGGTATAAAAGGCGCAACCTATTGGGAAAAACGCCTCGAACGCCAGAAGAAAACCTCTGACATCGATCCTGTCTAAGGGCCTTCACTCTAGCGACATCAGCTAAAAAAACCGCCAGCTCTGAATGAACTGGCGGTTTTTTATTTCGCGTTAACTCTCTTAGACCAATCTAACTAAGTAGCTGGTCACTCTCGCGGGTTAAAAAACTCGATAACATCGTTAACAAAATAACCTGTAGAGTAACGACTTAGATTCCGTTCTTGATAAGAGAAGGTTTGACTTGTTCTTAAGCTTGATCCCTGCGCTATCACTTACTTCTGCTCAGAAGAAGCGGGTTTTTTCGACCAAATACCGGCCAAAGTAGAACCAGATAAGTTGTGCCAAATGGAAAACAAAGTCCCGGGTACGGCTGACACTGGCGTGAAAAATTTCATCGCCAATGCCGTTGCTAACCCTGAATTTTGCAATCCGACTTCAAACGCAATCGTTCGGCAAACTTGCTGTGAAAAGCCCAAGCAACGGCATATCCAATACCCCATAAAGAGCCCCATTCCATTGTGCACGATCACGGCTAATGCCACTATTAATCCTATTTGCTGAATATTGCTCTGATTAAGTGCGACAACAATAGCAATGATGACGACAATCGCCACCATAGAAATCAGCGGTAAAATCGGCGAAATTACCTGAGTGAGCGGCCGTAAGAACACGTTGGCAAACACCCCGATAGCCACAGGTAACAGCACAATTTTCACCAGGCTTGCCAGCATTGACCACATTGGGACATCGACGGTTTGCCCGGCAAAGATTTCAACCAGTAACGGCGTTAAGACCACCCCAAGTAATGTGGATACAGCGGTCATAGAAATCGACAAGGCCACATCCCCCTTCGCTAAATAACACATCACGTTAGACGACGTTCCCCCCGCCACACTGCCAACTAAAACCATCCCAACGGTTAATGCGCTATCAAAATGAAAGAGAAAACTGACGAACAACGCAGCAAGAGGCATGATGGAAAATTGCAAGAACAAACCCGCGACAATCGCCCAGCGATGACGGACGACATTGGTAAAATCTTTCGGCGTCAAGGTTAACCCCATCGCCAACATGATAACCGTCAGTAGTGGCACAATCTGGCTTTTTAATGGCACAAAAAGTTGCGGCTGCTGATAAGCAATAAATGACAGTAATACTGCCCATAGAGGAAATAATTGCGTGATAAAATTGAGCATAATTTTGCTCTCGTCCTTGTAATGATTATGGACAAGTAAAACTACCGAAGCTGATAAGCAGTTACAATAACGAATGTGAAATAAATAAAAAAAGCTCGACCACACAGTGCTCGAGCTTCTTCAATTAACCTTGATTAAAGCGAAAAATCGCCATGTTATTTAAGCGGTTACCGTGGCAGCTTGTGGCGCCTTTTTCTCGCCAATTGGCAAGACTGTACGGCCGTATTCTTGGTTCAAGACTTGTGCCATAGCAAAGTAAATCGCACTTGCACCACAGAAAATACCTTCGAAGCCCGCGATAATACCGATAGCTTTAATGCCAGTAAAATCGTGAATCGCCAGCAAGGCAAACAAAATCGTTAGAGAGCCAAACACCACTTGCTTCGCGACTGGGTAGTTCAAAGAGCCAATAAACATAAAGCCGGTAAAAATGCCCCACAGCGTTAGATACCACCCCATGAAGTGCGCCGGGCTAGCAGGGAAGCCCATTTTAGGCAAAGCGATTAAGCCGACTAAGGTTAACCAAAATAGACCATAAGAGGTAAAGGCTGTGGTACCAAAAGTATCGCCGCGTTTAAAACACATGCAGCCAACGATGACTTGGCTCAAACCACCGTAAAAAATGCCCATTGCTAAGATCATTGAATCGAGTGGAAAAAAACCAGCATTGTGAATATTTAATAACACTGTTGTCATACCAAAGCCCATTAGACCTAATGGCGCTGGATTGGCAAGTTTCGTTGACATCAACCTTTACCCTAATTAAAAGTGAATAAAATTGCGCCAATAGAGCGCAAAACCGAGGCGGATTCTACAGACTAAACACAGAAAAATAAATCAATTTAAACCAATAAATCGCATGAATAGTAGGCAAAAATGATAATACTCAATAGTTCAAGGCTTTAGAGGTCCACTTAAAACAAAAAAGGTGACAGACCATTATGTCTATCACCTTATTATCAAATCAAAGTCGCTGATATCTATCCGCTCTTATCGGGTCGATGTTAAACGGTAAATTTCCCCAGTACCTGATGCTGCGCTTTGACAAAATCGACTTGTTGCTCCGTCGCTTTATTGGCTTGGGTCGCATTGTCGGTCACTTCTTGCGTGATTTGTTTAATGTTAACGGTATTGGTATTGATCTCTTCCGCTACCAAGCTTTGCTCTTCGGCTGCCGAGGCAATTTGGATGTTCATATCACTGATTTTTTGGATAGCGTGATAAATCTGTTGCAGAGCATCTTCTACATGGCCAGCGTTTTCGACAGTTTCTTCTGAGGCTCCTTTACTTTGTCGCATTGCACTGACTACGGAATCAGCACTGGTGTGCAACTGAGCAATAATCGTGTGAATTTCTGTGGTCGAGTCTTGCGTTCGACTGGCTAACGAGCGAACTTCATCAGCAACCACAGCAAACCCTCGGCCATACTCCCCCGCTCTTGCCGCTTCAATCGCTGCATTGAGCGCCAACAAATTGGTTTGTTCAGCAATATCACTAATGACTTTTAGCACGGTATCGATATCCGTTGTAGCGCTTTTTAGCTTTTCAACTTCGCTGGTCGAGCGTTCAATAGTTTGTGACAGCACATGTATATTCTGTGTGGTTTTCGCCACTAACTCACTGCCGGTTTGCGCTGATTTTTCGGCCTCTTGCGCCGCGGCAGCCGCCCCTTGGGCGTTATTGGCCACGTCGTTGGACGTCACGGACATTTCATGCATGGCCGTCGCCAATTGTTCAATTTGCTCGAGCTGTAAACCCATGGCTTTCGC from Vibrio sp. HB236076 carries:
- a CDS encoding MATE family efflux transporter yields the protein MQKILSLGIPLMISQLISMALVATDVAMMAHLSVLDLAGGGLGASLFALVFLVVSSIVGCSANLMAMAFGRYHHSPTEQKQAIGKLIKGGVLLSVILSSFVVFALSFVAPFFILTGQSVATTNIAMAYLGTLKWSVLPTILLLILRALTGTYGQTRSILIMSIATVVINIPISYLLAFHWQMGITGLGLGTTLSACLVLFGYGFWVFAQPQFTPLAPWHSVEQYSLSLVTPLLKMGLPIAIAALLENGLIFGATFMAGSISIAALALHQVLLQCLSFTWNINFGLAQAAAILAGKSYGAGQMDQIKKTAMNSFTLVTLVSVILCSVFMTFPDIIRWVFQIEPHSEMHQLLNTSLWVVALCFVVDAWQLLAINLLRGMNIVLGPTVMTAIGYCGFGLPAAAMLMQGYGLVGLWAGIAIGLALTAVLLIARMLFFFMHSPKGQIQTAQPD
- a CDS encoding LysE family translocator; translated protein: MTLTTWLALFSVSLLGAMSPGPSLAIVAKHTLAGGRVNGIAAAWAHALGIGVYALLTLLGLAVVLQQMPMVFHAVSYAGAGYLAYLGWQALRSQGGIADKLSSGNAVPWYQSAREGALISLLNPKIALFFIALFSQFVHLDYDHWDKLTVIATPTLIDGLWYTLMALLLSQSHVVSMIRRHAVWIDRVTGVVFLALAAQVFIHG
- a CDS encoding Ail/Lom family outer membrane beta-barrel protein, yielding MKKTTLLCALITGLTTSGSVMAEQLLNPQQALSVGYASTDIDTGDDTGNGLIDDPAGINLKYTYQSDDKIGFISSLTYTKSSESYTSDIEVEINYLSLLAGPTYSLSDNLKVYGMAGLARAEIKVSDSSDSASDDESDLALAAGLRVNVTDNIALDLSYEYTDIEEWDFSTLSAGIGFNF
- a CDS encoding lipopolysaccharide kinase InaA family protein, with protein sequence MLLEKCIDYIDSNTVGVTKIIDESKVYWLKINGEDKSNFIRKCSAFISHVSFLSFLQTKSTLDSFERFEHERVMLHFLSANGFNVPEIELEGEGYFVTADKGVQLKNLPEERITDDLLANLFTLFARLHNTQVAHGRPALRDILVDNHDQISLIDFEESTMDANSSLKARDIFLLLMDLCRLTSVTEQRKLAALMTWKNQVSSEEWQSLQKIFRFANKCRWIAKTVLSVKPKNRASQQLIATLTLLERAF
- a CDS encoding sodium:alanine symporter family protein yields the protein MQSFVDFINGIIWSPTLIYLCLGAGLFYSILTRFVQVRHFKEMCRLLVSNKSSTKGISSFQALAVSLSGRVGTGNIAGVAAAIGFGGPGAVFWMWMVAFFGAATAYAESTLAQIYKEEEEGQFRGGPAYYIEKALGQKWYAWIFAIATIFACGVLLPGVQSNSIGNAVEAAFGSGDMIETTLGTFSFAKVLTGTVIAIILAFIIFGGVKRIASFTQIVVPFMALAYIITAFVILLLNIDKIPSVFSLIISDAFTPMAGFGAAIGWGVKRGVYSNEAGQGTGPHAAAAANVEHPAQQGLVQSFSIYIDTLLVCSATAFMIIITGAYNVQGPDGAFLIQNLSADISANGPVFTQMAIESALPGIGKPFIAIALFFFAFTTILAYYYIAETNVAYIRRTVKLEGLKFILKLVLIASVFYGTVKTANLAWAMGDVGVGLMAWLNIIGILIIFFVAKPALAVLKDYEEQQQAGVEEYTFDPKKLGIKGATYWEKRLERQKKTSDIDPV
- a CDS encoding bile acid:sodium symporter family protein; protein product: MLNFITQLFPLWAVLLSFIAYQQPQLFVPLKSQIVPLLTVIMLAMGLTLTPKDFTNVVRHRWAIVAGLFLQFSIMPLAALFVSFLFHFDSALTVGMVLVGSVAGGTSSNVMCYLAKGDVALSISMTAVSTLLGVVLTPLLVEIFAGQTVDVPMWSMLASLVKIVLLPVAIGVFANVFLRPLTQVISPILPLISMVAIVVIIAIVVALNQSNIQQIGLIVALAVIVHNGMGLFMGYWICRCLGFSQQVCRTIAFEVGLQNSGLATALAMKFFTPVSAVPGTLFSIWHNLSGSTLAGIWSKKPASSEQK
- a CDS encoding acetate uptake transporter; translated protein: MSTKLANPAPLGLMGFGMTTVLLNIHNAGFFPLDSMILAMGIFYGGLSQVIVGCMCFKRGDTFGTTAFTSYGLFWLTLVGLIALPKMGFPASPAHFMGWYLTLWGIFTGFMFIGSLNYPVAKQVVFGSLTILFALLAIHDFTGIKAIGIIAGFEGIFCGASAIYFAMAQVLNQEYGRTVLPIGEKKAPQAATVTA